A DNA window from Piliocolobus tephrosceles isolate RC106 chromosome 9, ASM277652v3, whole genome shotgun sequence contains the following coding sequences:
- the SFRP5 gene encoding secreted frizzled-related protein 5 has translation MRAAAGVARTAALALLLGALHWTPARGEEYDYYGWQAEPLHGRSYSKPPQCLDIPADLPLCHTVGYKRMRLPNLLEHESLAEVKQQASSWLPLLAKRCHSDTQVFLCSLFAPVCLDRPIYPCRSLCEAVRAGCAPLMEAYGFPWPEMLHCHKFPMDNDLCIAVQFGHLPATAPPVTKICAQCEMEHSADGLMEQMCSSDFVVKMRIKEIKIENGDRKLIGAQKKKKLLKPGPLKRKDTKRLVLHMKNGAGCPCPQLDGLAGSFLVMGRKVDGQLLLMAVYRWDKKNKEMKFAVKFMFSYPCSLYYPFFYGAAEPH, from the exons ATGCGGGCGGCGGCGGGGGTGGCGCGGACAGCCGCTCTGGCGCTGTTGCTGGGGGCGCTGCACTGGACGCCGGCGCGCGGCGAGGAGTACGACTACTACGGCTGGCAGGCCGAGCCGCTGCACGGCCGCTCCTACTCCAAGCCGCCGCAGTGCCTCGACATCCCTGCCGACCTGCCGCTCTGCCACACGGTGGGCTACAAGCGCATGCGGCTGCCCAACCTGCTGGAGCACGAGAGCCTGGCCGAAGTGAAGCAGCAGGCGAGCAGCTGGCTGCCGTTGCTGGCCAAGCGCTGCCACTCGGATACGCAGGTCTTCCTGTGCTCGCTCTTTGCGCCCGTCTGTCTCGACCGGCCCATCTACCCGTGCCGCTCGCTGTGCGAGGCCGTGCGTGCCGGCTGCGCGCCCCTCATGGAGGCCTACGGCTTCCCCTGGCCCGAGATGCTGCACTGCCACAAGTTCCCCATGGACAACGACCTCTGCATCGCCGTGCAGTTCGGACAcctgcccgccaccgcgcctccAG TGACCAAGATCTGCGCCCAGTGTGAGATGGAGCACAGTGCTGACGGCCTCATGGAGCAGATGTGCTCCAGTGACTTTG TGGTCAAAATGCGCATCAAGGAGATCAAGATAGAGAATGGTGACCGGAAGTTGATTGGAGCCCAGAAAAAGAAGAAGCTGCTCAAGCCGGGCCCCCTGAAGCGCAAGGACACCAAGCGGCTGGTGTTGCACATGAAGAACGGCGCGGGCTGCCCCTGCCCGCAGCTGGACGGCCTGGCGGGCAGCTTCCTGGTCATGGGACGCAAAGTGGACGGACAGCTGCTGCTCATGGCCGTCTACCGCTGGGACAAGAAGAATAAGGAGATGAAGTTCGCAGTCAAATTCATGTTCTCCTACCCCTGCTCCCTCTACTACCCTTTCTTCTACGGGGCCGCAGAGCCCCACTAA